One genomic window of Clostridium taeniosporum includes the following:
- a CDS encoding glycyl-radical enzyme activating protein codes for MLKNEVDLNKTGTVFNIQRFSVNDGPGIRTIVFLKGCPLSCYWCSNPESQNINKELLFNLSNCTGCHKCEKNCEHDAIDFNNINRIDRDRCISCGNCAENCYPGALVISGKDMNVKEVLLEINKDSSQFRRSNGGVTLSGGEPLLQNEFALEILKGCKQMGVHTTIETTGYVNKNILENVLPWVDLVLLDIKTIDEEKHKKYVGASNKIILKNAKLISDLAKSMIVRVPVIPEFNCDSKSIENIAKFSKDLNHVKELHLLPYHRLGLNKYTCLGKKYLMKDNINTPNEEIMLKFKKIVQKIGLKCNIGAH; via the coding sequence ATGCTAAAAAACGAAGTTGATTTAAATAAGACAGGTACTGTTTTTAATATACAAAGATTTTCAGTAAATGATGGTCCAGGAATACGAACTATAGTATTTTTAAAAGGATGTCCATTATCTTGCTATTGGTGTAGCAATCCTGAATCTCAAAATATAAACAAAGAATTACTTTTTAATTTAAGTAATTGTACAGGATGTCATAAATGTGAAAAAAATTGTGAACATGATGCTATAGATTTTAATAATATTAATAGAATAGATAGAGACAGATGTATTAGTTGTGGAAATTGCGCTGAAAATTGTTATCCAGGAGCTCTTGTTATTTCTGGAAAAGATATGAATGTTAAAGAAGTATTATTAGAAATTAATAAGGATTCATCACAATTCAGAAGGTCTAATGGTGGTGTTACTCTTTCTGGTGGAGAACCATTATTACAAAATGAATTTGCTTTAGAAATATTAAAAGGATGTAAGCAAATGGGAGTTCACACAACTATAGAAACTACAGGATATGTAAATAAAAATATATTAGAAAACGTATTACCATGGGTTGATTTAGTACTTTTGGACATTAAAACAATTGACGAAGAAAAACATAAAAAATATGTTGGTGCAAGCAATAAAATTATTTTGAAAAATGCAAAATTAATATCAGATTTAGCTAAAAGTATGATAGTCAGAGTTCCCGTTATTCCAGAGTTTAATTGTGATTCTAAGAGTATTGAAAATATAGCTAAATTTAGTAAAGATTTAAACCATGTAAAAGAACTTCATTTATTACCATATCATAGATTGGGTTTAAATAAATATACATGCTTAGGTAAAAAATATTTAATGAAAGATAACATTAATACACCTAATGAAGAGATTATGTTAAAATTTAAAAAAATAGTTCAGAAAATAGGACTAAAATGTAATATTGGTGCTCACTAA
- a CDS encoding NUDIX hydrolase gives MNWIKEIENYKPYNEQEVADKNFILYCIKQYDNLLTRENFLAHMTSSGYIVNKARDKVLMIHHNIYNTWAWTGGHTDGDDNFLYVAIKEAKEETGVKNFKVVSNEILSLDVLPVKGHFKKGKYVSAHLHLSIAYLLECDENEELAIKEDENSGVKWIPINDIHLYSNEPDMIKLYNKFNEKIKKLIN, from the coding sequence ATGAATTGGATTAAAGAAATAGAAAATTATAAACCATATAATGAACAAGAAGTTGCAGATAAAAACTTTATATTATACTGTATAAAACAGTATGATAATTTATTAACCAGAGAAAATTTTTTAGCTCATATGACTAGCTCAGGATATATAGTAAATAAAGCTAGAGATAAAGTATTAATGATACATCATAATATATATAATACTTGGGCATGGACTGGTGGGCATACTGATGGTGATGATAATTTTTTATATGTTGCTATAAAAGAAGCTAAAGAGGAGACTGGAGTTAAGAATTTTAAAGTAGTAAGTAATGAAATCTTATCTTTAGATGTATTACCTGTTAAAGGACATTTTAAAAAAGGAAAATATGTATCTGCCCATTTACATTTATCAATAGCATATCTTTTAGAGTGTGATGAAAATGAAGAACTTGCAATAAAAGAAGATGAAAATAGTGGAGTTAAATGGATTCCTATAAATGACATACATCTATATTCAAATGAACCTGATATGATCAAATTATACAATAAATTTAATGAGAAAATAAAAAAACTTATTAATTAA
- a CDS encoding NUDIX hydrolase has translation MKQMIFGEKLKDKEYTDRIGAYGLIFQNHKIAVIKLPVGYFLPGGGVEKGESHEQCLKREFMEELGCTINIKDFVCIGSSYHFGRRFNKYIHSIGNFYLADSLKKVSEPTERDHQLVWLNVEEAHNKMFLDHQAWAIKQGYIFLKNLNNNKN, from the coding sequence ATGAAACAAATGATATTTGGAGAAAAACTTAAAGATAAAGAATATACTGATAGAATTGGAGCATATGGATTAATTTTTCAAAATCATAAAATTGCTGTTATAAAACTACCGGTTGGTTATTTTTTACCTGGTGGTGGAGTGGAAAAAGGAGAAAGCCATGAACAATGTTTAAAAAGAGAATTTATGGAGGAATTAGGTTGTACAATAAACATAAAAGATTTTGTGTGTATAGGTTCTTCTTATCATTTTGGACGCAGATTTAATAAATATATCCATAGTATTGGTAATTTCTATTTAGCCGATTCATTAAAAAAAGTAAGTGAACCAACAGAAAGAGATCATCAATTAGTTTGGTTAAATGTAGAAGAGGCTCATAATAAAATGTTTTTAGATCATCAAGCTTGGGCTATAAAACAAGGTTATATTTTTTTAAAAAATTTAAATAACAATAAAAACTAA
- a CDS encoding glycyl radical protein, producing MEILAKGFINPTKRVEKLKEEIFSAVPCIEADRAVILTESFKETENEPIIIRKAKALEKILNEIPVIIRDGELIVGSLTKNPRSCQVFPEFSNQWLVDEFDKLEKRTSDLFKISEKTKSKLIETFEYWKGKTVSELATSYMSDETKNAMNTKVFTVANYHFNGLGHISVDYSKVLEKGFLGIIEETEDAINNADKSNPEYVKKKVFWDSLILSCKAAIKYANRYSELAKKLAGETEDKKRKNELLKISEICKKVPANPAETFYEACQSFWFVQAIISLESNGHAISPARFDQYMYPYYKNDIENNIASKETNTEILHCLWIKFNDLTKVRDETTTKAFSGYSMFQNLIIGGQTPDGKDATNELSYMCLEATGSLKVPQPSLCVRIWSNTPEEFLLRTCELTRLGTGLPAFYNDEVIIPTLINQGLTIEDARDYAIVGCVEPQKPGKTDGWYDAAFFNLAKILELVMNDGKLNGEQVGPETGEFTSFTSIDDFISAYKKQIEYFVFHMVSADNCVDIAHAERAPLPFLSSMLDDCIGKGKSIQEGGGHYRFSGPLGVGIANVGDSFMAIKKLIFDEHKITLLKLKAAVNSDFGEKETDPVKKAEYEDIKQLILNRVPKFGNDIDEVDEFTRDGALIYCKEVLKYKNQRGGRFIPGLYPVSNNVYLGSLVGATPDGRNATKPLADGVSPTRGADINGPTAAANSVSKLEHFAAPSGTLFNQKFNPNSLQGDNGLKNLGSLIRSYFDRKGMHIQFNVIDKKILLEAQKHPEQYRDLIVRVAGYSAQFICLDKGVQDDIIKRTEQNL from the coding sequence ATGGAGATATTAGCAAAAGGATTTATCAATCCTACTAAAAGAGTGGAAAAATTAAAGGAAGAGATATTTTCAGCAGTTCCATGTATTGAGGCTGATAGAGCAGTAATTCTAACAGAATCATTTAAAGAAACTGAAAATGAACCTATAATTATTAGAAAAGCTAAAGCTCTTGAAAAAATTTTAAATGAGATACCTGTAATAATAAGGGATGGAGAACTTATTGTTGGAAGTTTAACTAAAAATCCTAGATCATGTCAAGTTTTTCCTGAATTTTCAAATCAATGGTTAGTAGATGAATTTGATAAGCTTGAAAAAAGAACATCAGATTTGTTTAAAATCTCAGAAAAAACAAAATCTAAACTTATAGAAACATTTGAATATTGGAAAGGCAAAACAGTAAGTGAATTGGCAACATCATATATGTCTGATGAAACTAAAAATGCAATGAACACAAAAGTATTTACAGTCGCTAATTATCATTTTAATGGTTTAGGACATATTTCTGTAGATTATTCTAAAGTATTAGAAAAAGGTTTTTTAGGAATTATAGAAGAAACTGAAGATGCTATAAATAATGCTGATAAAAGTAATCCTGAATATGTTAAAAAGAAAGTATTTTGGGATTCATTAATACTCTCTTGTAAAGCAGCCATAAAATATGCGAATAGATATAGTGAGTTAGCTAAAAAATTAGCAGGAGAAACTGAAGATAAAAAGCGAAAAAATGAATTATTAAAGATTTCTGAAATATGTAAAAAGGTACCTGCAAATCCAGCAGAAACTTTTTATGAAGCATGTCAATCATTTTGGTTTGTGCAAGCTATTATTAGTTTAGAGTCAAATGGACATGCTATATCACCAGCACGTTTTGATCAATATATGTATCCTTATTATAAAAATGATATTGAAAATAATATTGCAAGCAAGGAAACAAATACAGAGATTTTACATTGCTTATGGATAAAATTTAATGATCTTACTAAAGTTCGTGATGAAACAACGACTAAAGCTTTTAGTGGGTATTCTATGTTCCAAAATTTAATTATTGGTGGACAAACGCCTGATGGAAAAGATGCAACAAATGAATTATCTTACATGTGTTTAGAAGCAACAGGAAGTTTGAAAGTACCACAACCATCACTTTGTGTTAGAATTTGGAGTAATACTCCAGAAGAATTTTTACTTAGAACTTGTGAATTAACACGTCTAGGAACTGGTCTTCCAGCATTTTATAACGATGAAGTTATTATTCCAACATTAATTAATCAAGGTTTAACAATAGAAGATGCTAGAGATTATGCAATTGTAGGATGTGTTGAACCTCAAAAACCTGGGAAAACTGATGGATGGTATGATGCTGCATTTTTTAATTTAGCTAAAATATTAGAATTAGTTATGAATGATGGTAAATTAAATGGAGAACAAGTTGGACCAGAAACTGGAGAATTCACTTCATTTACTAGTATAGATGATTTTATAAGTGCATATAAAAAGCAAATTGAATATTTTGTATTTCATATGGTTTCAGCTGATAATTGTGTGGATATAGCTCATGCTGAAAGGGCACCTCTTCCATTTTTATCATCAATGCTTGATGATTGTATAGGAAAAGGAAAGTCAATTCAAGAAGGTGGAGGACATTATCGTTTTTCAGGGCCTTTAGGTGTTGGAATTGCCAATGTAGGGGATTCATTCATGGCTATAAAAAAACTTATATTTGATGAACATAAGATTACTTTACTAAAATTAAAAGCTGCTGTTAATAGTGATTTTGGAGAAAAAGAAACAGATCCAGTAAAAAAAGCAGAATATGAAGATATAAAACAATTAATATTAAATAGAGTTCCTAAGTTTGGAAATGATATTGATGAAGTAGATGAATTTACACGTGATGGTGCACTTATATATTGTAAGGAAGTATTGAAATATAAAAATCAACGTGGAGGAAGATTTATCCCTGGATTATATCCAGTTTCAAATAATGTATATTTAGGAAGTCTTGTTGGAGCTACTCCAGATGGGAGAAATGCAACAAAGCCATTAGCAGATGGTGTTTCTCCTACTAGAGGAGCTGATATTAATGGTCCAACAGCTGCAGCAAATTCAGTATCAAAATTAGAACATTTTGCTGCTCCAAGTGGAACATTATTTAACCAAAAATTCAATCCAAATTCTTTACAAGGAGATAATGGATTGAAAAATTTAGGATCCTTAATAAGAAGTTACTTTGACAGAAAAGGTATGCATATACAATTTAATGTAATTGATAAAAAGATTCTTCTTGAGGCACAAAAGCATCCAGAACAGTATAGGGACTTAATAGTACGTGTTGCTGGATATAGTGCTCAATTTATTTGTTTAGATAAAGGGGTACAAGATGATATTATAAAAAGAACAGAACAAAACTTATAA
- a CDS encoding response regulator transcription factor: MCKILLASDDALELEALKIIIYKNAKNVNIVGMACNGNEAINMNNKLNPDIIFIDTMLPEIDGFEVVNIIKKSYNNKQVILMSIYDNFEYLKKALKVKADDYLLKPIKSENIIEILNEYRKNNKYRIYNENLSNEYKLNKVLNYIKKNFKKNITLKEVADYMNYSSTYFSKSFKKHVGVNFNKYITQIRIREAKFLLRESNISINDLSFNLGYNEPNYFCKVFKKEEGITPSEYREQNDIKL, translated from the coding sequence ATGTGCAAAATATTATTAGCTTCTGATGACGCCTTAGAACTTGAAGCATTAAAAATAATTATATATAAGAATGCAAAAAATGTTAATATTGTTGGAATGGCTTGTAATGGTAATGAAGCAATTAATATGAATAATAAATTAAACCCAGATATAATTTTTATAGATACTATGCTTCCAGAAATAGATGGGTTTGAAGTGGTTAACATTATAAAGAAGAGCTATAACAATAAACAAGTAATATTGATGAGTATTTATGATAATTTTGAATATTTAAAAAAAGCATTAAAAGTAAAAGCAGATGATTATTTATTAAAACCTATAAAATCAGAAAATATTATAGAAATATTAAATGAATACAGGAAAAATAATAAATATAGGATTTATAATGAAAATTTATCTAATGAATATAAATTAAATAAAGTCTTAAATTATATAAAAAAGAATTTTAAAAAGAATATAACACTTAAAGAAGTTGCGGATTATATGAATTATAGTTCAACATATTTTAGTAAAAGTTTTAAAAAACATGTTGGTGTTAATTTCAATAAATATATAACTCAAATTAGGATAAGAGAAGCAAAATTTTTATTAAGAGAATCTAATATTAGTATAAATGATTTATCATTTAATCTTGGTTACAATGAACCAAATTATTTTTGCAAGGTATTTAAAAAAGAAGAAGGAATTACGCCGTCAGAATATAGAGAACAGAATGACATAAAATTATAG
- a CDS encoding ABC-F family ATP-binding cassette domain-containing protein: protein MNIITLENIHKSYSEKTLLNNVSLGINDGDKIGLIGINGAGKSTFLKIVGGKDEFFDGSITKGKNIRIEYLSQNPVFKSGATVLEQIFRGDTREMKLLMEYEDVLEKINTCNGKNFDILNDKLIKLQGEIDSLNLWDLESEAKSILNKLGISNYNEIIDNLSGGQKKRVALASALITPCELLILDEPTNHLDATSIEWLEEFLNTRKGALLMITHDRYFLDRVTNRIIELDRGNLYSYPGNYTDFLEKKVERLEIEQVKEEKRESLIRNELKWVKRGAKARTTKQKARLQRFDELVNIKQIERKENVDISFVGSRLGKKVVELYDINKAFGEKQVIKDFNYIFLRDDRIGIVGENGAGKTTLVNLVRGLIPVDSGRIEIGDTVKIGCFAQDNTNMDDSLRVIDYVKEGGEYIPTEDGTKITASSMCERFLFDSTMQYTPIEKLSGGERRRLHLLRVLMESPNFLILDEPTNDLDIETLKILESFLDEFMGVVIVVSHDRYFLDRICNKIFSYEGNGFIKEYNGNYSDFLISKEIEKRNENPKEEKSTTKVKKERVKNKEDKPKFTFKEQKEFETIDEDISTLEEKISDIDKELEKNATNYGKLNELIKEKEALEEKLEHKYERWEYLNEIAAAIEEYNAKKK, encoded by the coding sequence ATGAATATAATTACTTTAGAAAATATACATAAAAGTTATAGTGAAAAAACATTACTAAACAATGTATCCTTAGGAATAAATGATGGTGATAAAATAGGACTTATAGGTATTAATGGTGCAGGAAAATCAACTTTTCTTAAAATTGTTGGTGGAAAAGATGAGTTTTTTGATGGTTCTATAACTAAAGGGAAAAATATTAGAATAGAATATCTTTCTCAAAATCCAGTTTTTAAAAGTGGAGCAACTGTTTTAGAACAAATATTTAGAGGCGACACTAGAGAAATGAAACTTCTTATGGAATATGAAGATGTATTAGAAAAAATAAATACTTGCAATGGTAAAAATTTTGATATATTAAATGATAAACTTATAAAATTACAAGGTGAAATAGATTCTCTTAATTTATGGGATTTAGAAAGTGAAGCTAAGAGTATCTTAAATAAACTTGGAATATCTAATTATAATGAAATAATTGATAATTTGTCAGGTGGACAAAAAAAGAGGGTTGCTCTTGCATCAGCACTTATAACTCCTTGTGAATTACTCATACTAGATGAGCCTACAAACCATCTTGATGCAACATCAATAGAGTGGCTTGAAGAATTTTTAAATACAAGAAAAGGTGCTCTTTTAATGATAACTCATGATAGATATTTTCTAGATAGAGTCACAAATAGAATTATTGAATTAGATAGAGGAAATCTTTATTCATATCCAGGAAATTATACAGATTTCTTAGAAAAGAAGGTTGAAAGATTAGAAATTGAACAAGTTAAAGAAGAAAAGAGAGAATCATTAATTAGAAATGAGTTAAAATGGGTTAAAAGAGGAGCAAAAGCTAGAACCACTAAGCAAAAAGCAAGACTTCAAAGATTTGATGAATTAGTTAATATAAAACAAATAGAAAGAAAAGAAAATGTAGATATATCTTTTGTTGGAAGTAGATTAGGAAAAAAAGTAGTTGAGCTTTATGATATAAATAAGGCATTTGGTGAAAAACAAGTTATAAAAGATTTTAACTATATATTTTTAAGAGATGATAGAATTGGAATAGTTGGAGAAAATGGTGCTGGAAAAACTACTTTAGTTAATTTAGTAAGAGGATTAATTCCAGTAGATAGTGGTAGAATTGAAATAGGTGATACCGTAAAAATAGGGTGTTTTGCACAAGACAATACTAACATGGATGATAGCTTAAGAGTTATAGATTATGTTAAAGAAGGTGGCGAATATATTCCAACAGAAGATGGAACTAAAATAACAGCTTCTTCTATGTGTGAAAGATTTTTATTTGATAGCACAATGCAATATACTCCTATTGAAAAGTTATCAGGAGGAGAAAGAAGAAGATTACATCTTTTAAGGGTGTTAATGGAATCACCTAACTTTTTAATATTAGATGAACCTACAAATGATTTAGATATCGAAACATTAAAAATATTAGAATCATTTTTAGATGAGTTTATGGGAGTTGTAATTGTTGTATCTCATGATAGATATTTCTTAGATAGAATTTGTAATAAAATATTTTCTTATGAAGGAAATGGATTTATTAAAGAATACAATGGTAATTATAGTGATTTCTTAATATCAAAAGAAATTGAAAAAAGAAATGAAAATCCAAAGGAAGAAAAATCTACTACAAAAGTAAAAAAAGAAAGAGTTAAAAATAAAGAAGATAAACCTAAATTTACTTTTAAAGAACAAAAAGAATTTGAAACTATTGATGAAGATATATCTACTTTAGAAGAAAAAATATCAGATATTGATAAAGAATTAGAGAAAAATGCTACTAATTATGGAAAACTTAATGAGCTTATTAAAGAGAAAGAGGCTTTAGAAGAAAAATTAGAACACAAATATGAAAGATGGGAATATTTAAACGAAATAGCAGCTGCTATAGAAGAGTATAATGCCAAGAAAAAATAA
- a CDS encoding amidase domain-containing protein, with protein sequence MSLFNFSKLSLKKVIAIFIFVLTFFNIFSFKNVLADDTENELKKYVENIFLIKSKAVLTQDLECLKGLYCNNTKIGKWAYEYEEKKVKYINNWAEKQGVKFLDIIPKIKITRCNVGDKTSNFYILCDTEYKYEYLDQPNVINSCRIGTSHIMRLSKCNDGWIITKEWYSDPFADSLSLENIKVNDIKDHIKKQSSRDFSELSERRKNALEYAEKYCGVSVLDEYKFKYNRKYKNFNCEGGDCANFASQILHEGGKFRKNSVWNYAKGSATGSWVNADKFTHYMLNSGRASVISTGSYEKVYKASYKLLPGDFIAYEKKGDITHISVVTGADSKGYSLVTCHNTDRNNVPWDLGWSDKKMKFWLIRVHY encoded by the coding sequence ATGTCATTATTTAATTTTAGCAAATTATCTCTAAAAAAAGTAATTGCAATATTTATATTTGTATTAACATTTTTTAATATATTTTCATTTAAAAATGTCTTAGCTGATGATACCGAAAATGAATTAAAAAAATACGTAGAAAATATTTTCTTAATAAAAAGTAAAGCTGTATTAACTCAAGATTTAGAATGCTTAAAAGGTTTATACTGTAATAATACTAAGATTGGTAAATGGGCATATGAATATGAAGAAAAAAAAGTTAAGTATATAAATAACTGGGCTGAAAAACAAGGTGTTAAATTTTTAGATATAATACCTAAAATTAAAATTACTAGATGTAACGTTGGTGATAAGACTAGTAATTTTTATATATTATGTGATACAGAATATAAATATGAATATTTAGATCAACCTAATGTAATTAATAGTTGTAGAATAGGAACTTCTCATATAATGAGACTTAGTAAATGTAATGATGGATGGATAATAACAAAAGAATGGTATAGTGATCCCTTTGCAGATTCTTTAAGTTTAGAAAACATTAAAGTTAATGATATTAAAGATCACATAAAAAAACAATCTTCAAGGGATTTTTCAGAATTAAGCGAGAGAAGAAAAAATGCTTTAGAATATGCTGAAAAATACTGTGGGGTATCTGTATTAGATGAATATAAATTTAAATATAATAGAAAATATAAAAATTTTAACTGTGAAGGTGGAGATTGTGCAAACTTTGCTTCTCAAATACTTCATGAGGGTGGTAAATTTAGAAAAAATTCAGTTTGGAATTATGCAAAAGGTAGTGCCACTGGCTCATGGGTAAATGCTGATAAATTCACTCATTATATGTTAAATAGTGGTAGAGCTTCTGTTATATCTACTGGTAGCTATGAAAAAGTATATAAAGCTTCATATAAATTATTACCTGGGGATTTTATAGCTTATGAAAAAAAAGGAGATATAACTCATATATCAGTTGTTACAGGCGCCGATTCTAAAGGATATAGTTTAGTTACGTGTCATAATACTGATAGAAATAATGTTCCATGGGATTTAGGTTGGAGTGATAAAAAAATGAAATTTTGGTTAATAAGAGTTCATTATTAG
- a CDS encoding M15 family metallopeptidase, translating into MKKLSAFFICFLILFNIPITSNAEEVRDYEIQMKQDLLVLMISYPNDIVGVEKNDDKVYIVMKSGKKILYDDKIQKSHEEKLANPDLQDMLEQYYPIDKNDIVMDKSFDPGRARNYDLLNEVYCSSRNAIEKNLVNLKYGYPNYQFNKQNNANVSLDNTLKTLVPLCKNRSDISSILYPASGTYNYRVISGTNRLSPHSYGIAIDLKSDKRDYWKWSNEKDAQKRISEYPKDLVEAFENNNFVWGGKWGHFDILHFEYRPEIILKARYFTNWNNEENWFEGVPLEDENIKNYINIIEKALI; encoded by the coding sequence ATGAAAAAATTAAGTGCTTTTTTTATATGCTTTCTTATACTTTTTAATATTCCAATAACATCAAATGCTGAGGAAGTTAGAGATTATGAAATTCAAATGAAACAAGATTTATTAGTTTTAATGATATCATATCCTAATGACATTGTTGGAGTTGAAAAAAATGATGATAAAGTTTATATAGTTATGAAGTCTGGCAAAAAAATTCTATATGATGATAAAATTCAAAAAAGTCATGAAGAAAAATTAGCAAATCCTGATTTACAAGATATGCTAGAACAATATTATCCTATTGATAAAAATGATATAGTTATGGATAAAAGTTTTGATCCAGGCAGAGCTAGGAATTATGATTTATTAAATGAAGTTTATTGTAGTTCAAGAAATGCCATTGAAAAAAATCTTGTTAATTTAAAATATGGTTATCCAAATTATCAGTTTAATAAACAAAATAATGCCAATGTATCGTTAGATAATACATTAAAAACTCTAGTTCCATTATGCAAAAATAGAAGTGATATATCAAGTATACTTTATCCTGCAAGTGGAACATACAATTATAGGGTTATATCTGGAACTAATAGGTTAAGTCCTCATTCTTATGGAATTGCTATTGATTTAAAAAGTGATAAAAGAGATTATTGGAAATGGAGTAATGAAAAAGATGCACAAAAAAGAATTTCAGAATATCCTAAAGATTTAGTTGAAGCATTTGAAAATAATAATTTTGTTTGGGGTGGGAAATGGGGACATTTTGATATTCTGCATTTTGAGTACAGACCTGAAATTATTTTAAAAGCTAGATATTTTACTAATTGGAATAATGAAGAAAACTGGTTTGAAGGAGTCCCATTAGAAGATGAAAATATAAAAAATTATATTAATATTATCGAAAAAGCATTAATCTAA
- a CDS encoding superoxide dismutase, whose translation MFDKIELSYEYDDLEPYIDAETVNIHYNKHLQGYVNNLNKILKGYDNLTKGKTLEQILLNVGSFPQEIRQNIINQGGGVINHNLYFYILSPKPKLKPEGSLLYEINNTFGNIENLKIQLTNLTISQFGSGYGFLVKDMNGKLSIHKTLNQNSPISDGLTPILCIDVWEHAYYLKYKNLRADYVKNIWNVIDWGKIENLYENYII comes from the coding sequence ATGTTTGATAAAATAGAATTATCATATGAATATGATGATTTAGAACCGTATATAGATGCTGAAACAGTAAATATACATTATAATAAACATTTACAAGGCTATGTAAATAATTTAAATAAAATATTAAAAGGATATGATAATTTAACAAAAGGAAAAACATTAGAGCAAATACTATTGAATGTAGGTTCTTTTCCACAAGAAATAAGACAAAATATAATTAATCAAGGTGGAGGAGTAATAAATCATAATTTATATTTTTATATATTATCTCCAAAACCTAAGCTAAAACCAGAAGGAAGTTTACTATATGAAATAAACAATACATTTGGAAATATAGAAAATTTAAAAATTCAATTAACTAACTTGACAATAAGTCAATTTGGATCAGGATATGGATTTTTAGTAAAAGATATGAATGGAAAATTATCAATTCACAAAACATTAAATCAAAACAGTCCTATTAGTGATGGATTAACACCTATTTTATGTATAGATGTTTGGGAACATGCATATTATCTAAAATATAAAAATTTAAGAGCTGATTATGTAAAGAATATATGGAATGTTATTGATTGGGGTAAAATTGAAAATTTATATGAAAATTACATTATTTAA